In Hermetia illucens chromosome 1, iHerIll2.2.curated.20191125, whole genome shotgun sequence, one genomic interval encodes:
- the LOC119661666 gene encoding uncharacterized protein LOC119661666 — protein sequence MYYGILKLQLPKGGISVGFANDIGVTIVGQDIADIEVITNETTFETRSWLKDSGVMHKVKPIMEAILEKVNNLTQQQDVTGQEIQRLLSNYRKDSVARKTREYLTTRLEQLENFWTTFSERNEELEELAHYLPAHPYFEKQYFSSMQREYTKYKEDIAERLQGLEGTSKLNIDLGKSATGALDTKAATAANNAQNELPSDVVVLIRQQQSRIRAVENIISGIDTVEQAQPKSYYELKAATLSKYWEELRQGHQNIWQCSSDPNELGYNEENFLNLEERIQDTLIFLAECRSKLEPSIATTTRAFPSINLPHVTIPAFDGDYAQWQSFHDLFRQMIHEQQLGNAQKMWYLKTNRKGEAERLIRHLPITDENYDIAWTTLTNRYSNQRLRVATLLDRLTQQPMITSDSPSALKKLHDITKECLAGLKNFNINIASWDPILLHILLKKLDKVTHALYEQTLASPRELQPCKNCKGSHRIYTCEAFKQLSIWDRVAKIKQLRLCLNCLREGHRSAQCSAGSCLKCGKKHNTLLHMDANNQDKTTPSITAIQTTANATKQGQVSSIVKDKGSTNVNHSIALSTEISASEGPFVLLATALIKVTNQKGKSIEMRALLDSGSQINIITETAVRKLGLQPTSYHIHIRGLGGASQQSQQKVTLSLQSRITTFARKIDAIVLPHITSSQPSQGLNSRNWAIPGNIQLADPHFDREGRIDLLLGADIYYELLATGQMRLSRNLPLLQNTVFGWIIAGRVATSYQKEVTCGILNTDDSKLSEQIERFWKLEEPEFTENLAMTTQEIKCENHFAQTMKRTNNGRFIVKLPFKVDPAKLGKSRGNAERRLFKLEWRLARNPELRKQYNEFMDEYKQLGHMTEIDEGSIPSLHYFLPHHSVLKPESTTTKLRVVFDASSETSSGYSLNDVLATGPTIQSELFTILVRFRLPCFVFTADIEKMYRQVQVSEEDKRFQLILWRNEPNEPIRCYQLNTVTYGTSSAPYLVTK from the exons ATGTATTACGGGATTTTGAAGTTACAACTGCCCAAAGGAGGGATATCCGTTGGCTTTGCAAATGACATCGGAGTGACAATCGTGGGACAAGatattgcggatattgaggtcATTACAAATGAAACAACTTTTGAAACAAGATCTTGGCTGAAAGACTCTGGTGTGATGCATAAAGTCAAG CCAATCATGGAGGCGATACTTGAGAAAGTTAATAATCTTACTCAACAACAAGATGTGACGGGCCAGGAGATTCAGCGTCTCTTGAGTAACTACCGGAAAGATTCGGTAGCTCGTAAGACAAGGGAATATCTCACGACGAGATTGgaacaattggaaaatttctggACAACCTTTTCGGAGAGAAATGAAGAGCTTGAAGAGTTAGCGCATTATCTTCCAGCTCATCCATATTTCGAGAAACAATATTTCTCTTCAATGCAGCGCGAGTACACCAAGTACAAGGAGGACATTGCGGAACGCCTTCAGGGTTTGGAAGGCACGTCCAAGTTGAATATCGATTTGGGTAAATCAGCCACGGGTGCTTTAGATACAAAGGCCGCCACGGCAGCAAACAATGCTCAGAACGAGCTTCCCAGCGATGTCGTGGTACTAATAAGGCAACAGCAATCAAGGATACGGGCTGTGGAAAACATTATTAGCGGCATCGACACAGTTGAACAGGCACAACCCAAATCATACTACGAATTGAAGGCAGctactttatcaaagtactggGAAGAGTTGCGTCAAGGCCATCAGAATATATGGCAATGTTCCAGCGATCCAAATGAGTTAGGGTACAACGAGGAGAATTTTCTCAACCTCGAAGAGAGAATTCAAGACACTTTAATATTTCTCGCTGAATGCCGTTCAAAGCTGGAGCCTAGCATAGCTACCACTACAAGGGCCTTTCCAAGCATCAACTTGCCACACGTGACAATTCCTGCCTTTGACGGCGATTATGCACAATGGCAATCCTTCCACGACTTATTCCGCCAGATGATCCACGAGCAGCAATTGGGAAATGCTCAGAAAATGTGGTATTTGAAGACCAATCGAAAGGGTGAAGCAGAGCGACTTATACGTCATCTGCCCATCACTGACGAAAATTATGACATTGCATGGACAACGCTAACAAACCGCTACAGCAATCAACGATTGAGGGTAGCCACGCTATTGGATAGGCTCACACAACAGCCGATGATTACTTCGGATTCCCCCAGTGCTTTGAAAAAACTTCATGACATTACGAAGGAATGTCTAGCAGGACTCAAGAACTTTAATATCAATATAGCTAGTTGGGATCCcattttattacatattttacTGAAAAAGTTAGACAAGGTTACGCACGCCTTATACGAACAAACTTTGGCTTCACCACGAGAACTGCAGCCG TGCAAAAACTGCAAGGGAAGCCATCGAATCTACACATGTGAAGCCTTTAAACAATTGTCCATCTGGGATCGAGTAGCCAAAATCAAGCAGCTGAGGCTATGTTTGAACTGCCTACGGGAAGGACATCGAAGTGCACAGTGCAGCGCAGGAAGTTGTCTTAAATGTGGAAAGAAGCACAACACTCTACTACATATGGACGCCAACAATCAAGACAAAACAACGCCCTCTATCACCGCAATTCAAACAACAGCCAACGCCACCAAGCAAGGTCAAGTATCAAGTATTGTAAAGGACAAGGGTTCTACAAATGTCAACCATTCCATTGCATTATCAACGGAAATATCAGCATCAGAGGGACCTTTTGTTCTATTAGCTACTGCACTCATCAAGGTGACAAACCAAAAGGGCAAGTCGATAGAAATGAGAGCTCTGCTGGATAGTGGCTCCCAAATAAACATAATTACAGAAACGGCTGTGAGAAAGCTGGGACTACAACCAACTAGTTACCATATACACATTCGTGGTCTGGGCGGAGCGTCGCAACAATCGCAACAGAAGGTAACATTGTCATTGCAATCAAGAATCACTACGTTTGCACGGAAAATAGACGCTATAGTTTTACCACATATAACATCCTCTCAACCATCGCAAGGTCTGAATTCAAGGAATTGGGCCATACCCGGCAACATTCAGCTTGCCGATCCTCATTTTGACCGGGAAGGGCGTATTGATCTACTTCTCGGAGCTGACATCTACTACGAACTATTAGCTACAGGGCAAATGCGGCTATCAAGGAACCTGCCACTGCTGCAAAACACGGTCTTTGGTTGGATAATTGCTGGAAGGGTTGCAACATCCTATCAGAAAGAGGTTACATGCGGCATCCTCAACACCGATGATTCCAAGCTCAGCGAGCAGATAGAGCGTTTTTGGAAATTGGAGGAACCAGAATTTACAGAGAACCTTGCGATGACAACACAAGAAATAAagtgtgaaaatcattttgctCAAACCATGAAACGAACGAACAATGGACGTTTCATTGTGAAACTGCCTTTCAAGGTGGATCCAGCAAAACTCGGCAAATCTAGGGGCAATGCGGAGAGGCGACTTTTCAAATTAGAATGGAGATTAGCACGAAACCCAGAACTACGCAAACAGTACAATGAATTTATGGACGAATACAAGCAACTGGGGCATATGACGGAAATAGATGAAGGAAGTATTCCGAGTCTTCATTACTTTCTTCCCCATCATAGCGTTCTGAAGCCAGAGAGCACCACCACTAAACTTAGAGTAGTTTTTGACGCCTCTTCGGAAACCTCTTCTGGATACAGTTTGAACGATGTACTTGCTACAGGCCCtaccatccaatccgaattATTTACCATTCTTGTACGATTTCGGCTGCCTTGCTTTGTTTTTACTGCTGACATCGAAAAGATGTATCGACAAGTCCAGGTGTCGGAGGAAGACAAGAGATTTCAACTAATTCTATGGCGAAATGAGCCTAATGAACCTATAAGATGTTATCAGCTGAACACGGTCACATATGGTACTTCCTCTGCACCATATCTAGtcaccaaataa